A window of the Chryseobacterium arthrosphaerae genome harbors these coding sequences:
- a CDS encoding SMI1/KNR4 family protein — protein sequence MDIVYLKTYEHYKKEGKGKRRSAFGPPVGLSEAEIIPLEQAMNNGISFPKAYREFLSIGGVFSSISLIDSGNNAGKLVVKYKQALQKRNVDISRPIAIMDTFEGQCGTFIYLDSGDNPQPWLFSIHEDYDSDAGEVIWASPFKTLQDMIEQLVYLSENNLSI from the coding sequence ATGGATATTGTATACTTAAAAACATATGAACACTACAAAAAAGAAGGCAAAGGAAAAAGAAGATCTGCCTTTGGCCCTCCTGTCGGTCTAAGTGAAGCAGAGATCATACCACTGGAACAGGCTATGAATAATGGCATTTCATTTCCTAAGGCTTACAGAGAGTTTCTCAGTATCGGCGGTGTATTCAGTAGTATTTCACTCATTGATTCAGGAAACAATGCAGGAAAACTTGTTGTAAAATACAAACAGGCATTACAGAAGAGAAACGTGGATATTAGCAGACCAATAGCCATCATGGATACTTTTGAAGGTCAGTGCGGAACTTTCATTTATCTTGACAGCGGAGACAATCCCCAGCCCTGGCTTTTTTCTATTCATGAAGATTATGACAGTGATGCAGGGGAAGTAATATGGGCTTCACCTTTTAAAACATTACAGGATATGATTGAGCAACTTGTTTATCTCTCTGAAAACAATCTTAGCATTTAA
- a CDS encoding patatin-like phospholipase family protein, whose translation MKKTTILSLDGGGIRGIITCIILRYIEEQLQYHDKPTAKLGDYFDLVAGSSTGGLIASIILCPDEARKAKYSIQKGLELYAEKGGDIFQVSFWEKLVNPFGLLNERISQEALRKNLNDFFGNLELKELIKPCLITSYDIENRRAKLFNSWEAHLSTDNFYVKDVCRATSAAPTYFSPVQIKSMYGQIFSLIDGGMFANNPALCAYAEARKIPFAEVLKNHQKANHPGVNDMIIVSIGTGVEARPYAFRKLEKAGKIGWVNPIIDILMSANAETVDYQLCQMFQTLGLRNQKNYYRLNPSLKNASPAMDNVRRSNIENLIQAGLSYIDDNRETLNQIVQKLIKNKI comes from the coding sequence ATGAAAAAAACAACCATTCTTTCTTTGGACGGGGGTGGAATAAGAGGGATTATTACCTGCATTATTCTACGCTACATAGAAGAACAGCTTCAGTATCATGACAAGCCGACTGCCAAACTCGGAGATTATTTTGATCTGGTGGCAGGCAGCAGCACAGGAGGTCTGATTGCATCTATTATTCTATGCCCTGATGAAGCCCGAAAAGCAAAGTATTCTATCCAGAAAGGGCTGGAACTCTATGCTGAAAAGGGCGGCGATATTTTCCAGGTTTCCTTCTGGGAAAAACTGGTGAATCCGTTTGGATTATTGAATGAAAGAATTTCCCAGGAGGCTCTTCGAAAAAATTTAAATGACTTTTTTGGGAATTTAGAACTAAAAGAACTGATAAAACCATGTTTAATAACCAGTTATGATATAGAAAACCGGAGAGCAAAACTTTTCAATTCCTGGGAAGCCCATCTCAGCACTGATAATTTTTATGTAAAAGACGTCTGCAGGGCAACGTCTGCGGCCCCTACCTATTTCAGCCCGGTACAGATCAAATCGATGTACGGACAGATCTTCAGCCTGATTGACGGCGGAATGTTTGCCAATAACCCAGCCCTCTGCGCTTATGCAGAAGCCCGGAAGATCCCTTTTGCAGAGGTTCTGAAAAACCATCAGAAAGCCAATCATCCCGGAGTAAATGATATGATCATTGTTTCTATAGGAACAGGTGTTGAAGCCAGACCCTATGCTTTCAGAAAACTGGAAAAAGCAGGAAAAATAGGCTGGGTAAATCCTATTATTGATATCCTGATGTCTGCCAATGCAGAAACTGTAGATTATCAGCTTTGCCAGATGTTCCAGACGCTGGGGTTAAGAAATCAGAAAAACTATTACCGCCTGAATCCATCATTGAAAAATGCATCTCCTGCAATGGATAACGTAAGACGCTCTAATATTGAAAACCTGATCCAGGCCGGGCTGAGCTATATTGATGATAACAGAGAAACATTGAACCAGATTGTTCAGAAGCTCATCAAAAACAAGATATAA
- a CDS encoding LPXTG cell wall anchor domain-containing protein: MKKTCLLFVLLLSISFYSQTKLIAFKSHSGASSHFANAVSEDLFTTNLSNLGAIPQKFVKDAKLDSVIILNDEESILVTSAADKIILKNATREWVPGRETVRNHSLFSKKNIDSVKQVLKKQYHFVNDMDSVVFIEYDKQSKTYKEIKPVKEKKEKEKKQKTPGGLLLGILLISGVSGFYTWKKNKKDHGQ; this comes from the coding sequence ATGAAAAAAACCTGTTTACTCTTTGTATTGCTTCTGAGTATATCTTTTTATTCTCAGACCAAATTAATCGCTTTTAAAAGTCACAGTGGTGCTTCTTCCCATTTTGCAAATGCGGTTTCCGAAGATCTCTTTACAACAAATCTTTCGAATCTTGGAGCGATTCCTCAAAAGTTTGTAAAAGATGCCAAACTGGATTCTGTCATCATTCTGAATGATGAAGAAAGTATTCTGGTAACGAGTGCTGCGGATAAAATAATTCTTAAAAATGCCACAAGAGAGTGGGTTCCCGGAAGAGAAACCGTAAGAAATCATTCCCTTTTTTCTAAAAAGAATATTGATAGTGTAAAGCAGGTTCTGAAAAAACAGTATCATTTTGTGAATGATATGGACAGTGTTGTGTTTATTGAGTATGATAAACAAAGTAAGACCTACAAAGAGATCAAACCGGTAAAAGAAAAAAAGGAGAAGGAGAAAAAACAAAAAACACCTGGTGGATTATTATTGGGCATTTTGCTGATTTCAGGAGTCTCAGGCTTTTACACATGGAAAAAGAATAAAAAAGACCATGGGCAATAG
- a CDS encoding type III pantothenate kinase yields the protein MNSIVINVGNSNIRFGLFNGDNCDISWVINTKPYRTADELYVQMLMLYQTYKIEPKEIDKVIIGSVVPQLTKVMSSGIKKIHGITPVIVDRTTPSGVQAKSKQMGTDIYANLVAAHNLYPNRKKIVIDFGTALTASCVAETGETLGVIIAPGIVTSLNSLISQTAQLPDIELKRPKSVLGLDTVTCMQSGMVYGFLGMVEGFINRINDEVNDDCFVVATGGVSHVYKPLTDKIHVMDRLHTLKGLYFLGKDL from the coding sequence ATGAATTCAATTGTAATCAACGTAGGGAACAGCAATATCAGATTTGGTCTTTTTAATGGAGATAACTGTGATATTTCATGGGTAATCAATACAAAACCCTACAGAACTGCTGATGAACTGTATGTACAGATGCTGATGCTTTATCAGACCTATAAGATAGAGCCAAAAGAAATTGATAAAGTAATTATAGGATCTGTAGTACCTCAGCTTACCAAAGTGATGAGCTCCGGAATCAAAAAAATCCATGGGATTACTCCTGTGATTGTTGACCGTACTACACCTTCCGGAGTTCAGGCAAAATCTAAGCAGATGGGAACGGATATCTATGCCAACCTTGTTGCTGCCCACAATTTATATCCGAACAGAAAGAAAATCGTCATTGATTTCGGAACAGCTCTTACAGCGAGCTGTGTAGCGGAAACAGGAGAAACATTAGGAGTGATCATTGCTCCGGGGATCGTTACCTCTTTAAATTCCCTGATCAGCCAGACCGCCCAGCTTCCTGACATCGAACTGAAAAGACCAAAATCGGTTTTGGGGCTTGATACCGTAACCTGTATGCAGAGTGGTATGGTATACGGCTTTTTAGGAATGGTAGAAGGCTTTATCAACCGCATCAATGATGAGGTAAATGATGATTGTTTCGTAGTGGCTACCGGTGGGGTCTCCCATGTATACAAGCCTCTGACAGATAAAATTCATGTGATGGACAGGCTTCATACCCTGAAAGGACTTTATTTTCTAGGAAAAGACCTGTAA
- a CDS encoding M1 family metallopeptidase, which yields MRKSAAIIFAFIISQFQAQQGAYYQQAAKYKMDIDVNAEKFTYQGKQTLEYTNNSPDELNVVYFHLYWNAFKPNSMMDQRVASQGKNGDSRLQKDGISRLGSIPKDQEGAQNIHWIRQNGKDLKFEVQETIMKVYLAEPIKPNSTTTFTMDWDAVIPQQIRRSGRNNREGVDMTMTQWYPKIAEYDYDGWATFDYMGREFHAPFSDFDVTIKINKDYVVGAGGILENPTEVKGYDAAAKIKTEKDKKATWKWTAKNILDFAWSADRDYSVESFNVPEGPKVYLVYQKNEKTKVWGEAQPYITKYFQIMNAHFGKYVYPTYAFIQGGDGGMEYGMCTMILGEAKNIKDLMGLMAHEGSHSWYQQMLATNESVRPWMDEGFTSYAEGYTMYQLFPEQLPNPFVERLDAYRKFVKKGIEEPAVWLGDHHDNGTSYTYSTYVKGELYLVQLGYIMGEQNLAETLKQYYDQWSMKHPSDRDFLHIAQKVSGMDLKWFHHYWINTTKTIDYGIKDVKYDAKSTTITLVNNGQVPMPIDFSVMTTDKKIVTYQIPLNMTHHWKEKDAYGEFKTMPYWPWTQKEYTITVPYTKSQLSVLGIDFSQRIADVNMEDNFVEVK from the coding sequence ATGAGAAAATCGGCTGCAATCATTTTTGCGTTTATCATTTCACAATTTCAGGCTCAGCAAGGAGCTTATTATCAGCAGGCTGCAAAGTACAAGATGGATATCGATGTCAATGCTGAAAAATTTACCTACCAGGGAAAACAGACTTTAGAATACACCAATAACTCACCGGATGAGTTGAATGTGGTTTATTTCCACCTGTATTGGAATGCTTTCAAACCTAATTCAATGATGGACCAGAGAGTTGCCTCGCAGGGAAAAAACGGAGACTCAAGGTTGCAGAAAGACGGGATCTCAAGGCTGGGCTCCATCCCTAAAGATCAGGAAGGGGCACAGAATATTCACTGGATCAGACAAAATGGGAAAGACCTGAAGTTTGAAGTTCAGGAAACCATCATGAAAGTGTATCTGGCAGAACCTATAAAGCCGAATTCTACTACAACTTTTACAATGGATTGGGATGCTGTGATTCCTCAGCAGATCAGAAGAAGCGGAAGAAACAACAGGGAAGGGGTAGATATGACCATGACGCAATGGTATCCGAAAATTGCAGAGTATGACTATGACGGCTGGGCAACTTTTGATTATATGGGCAGAGAATTCCATGCCCCGTTTTCTGATTTTGATGTAACCATTAAAATCAATAAAGATTATGTAGTAGGAGCAGGTGGTATTCTTGAAAATCCAACAGAAGTAAAAGGATATGATGCTGCAGCTAAGATCAAAACAGAAAAAGACAAAAAAGCGACCTGGAAATGGACAGCTAAAAATATTCTGGATTTTGCATGGAGTGCAGACAGGGATTATTCTGTAGAAAGCTTCAATGTTCCGGAAGGCCCGAAAGTATATCTGGTTTATCAGAAAAATGAAAAAACTAAAGTATGGGGAGAGGCACAGCCTTATATTACCAAGTATTTCCAGATTATGAACGCTCATTTCGGGAAATATGTTTACCCAACTTACGCTTTCATCCAGGGAGGTGACGGCGGTATGGAATACGGTATGTGTACCATGATTTTAGGAGAAGCTAAAAATATCAAAGACTTAATGGGCTTAATGGCTCACGAAGGATCTCACTCATGGTATCAGCAGATGCTGGCAACCAATGAATCTGTACGGCCATGGATGGATGAAGGTTTTACAAGCTATGCAGAGGGTTACACCATGTATCAGTTGTTCCCGGAGCAGTTGCCTAACCCTTTTGTTGAAAGACTGGATGCCTACAGAAAATTTGTTAAAAAAGGAATTGAAGAACCTGCAGTATGGCTGGGAGATCATCATGATAACGGAACTTCTTATACGTATTCTACCTATGTGAAAGGTGAATTGTATCTTGTACAGCTGGGGTACATCATGGGAGAGCAAAACCTGGCAGAAACCCTGAAGCAATATTATGACCAATGGAGTATGAAGCACCCTTCAGACAGGGATTTCCTTCACATTGCACAGAAAGTTTCCGGGATGGATCTGAAATGGTTCCATCATTATTGGATCAATACTACGAAAACAATCGACTACGGAATAAAGGATGTAAAATATGACGCAAAATCTACAACCATTACCCTGGTTAATAACGGACAGGTTCCGATGCCAATAGACTTCAGCGTAATGACTACAGATAAAAAAATTGTAACCTACCAGATTCCATTGAATATGACCCACCACTGGAAAGAAAAAGATGCGTATGGGGAGTTTAAAACAATGCCTTACTGGCCATGGACTCAGAAAGAATATACCATTACTGTTCCTTATACGAAATCTCAATTGTCCGTACTAGGTATTGACTTCAGCCAGAGAATTGCTGATGTGAATATGGAGGATAATTTTGTAGAGGTGAAGTAA
- a CDS encoding nucleoside deaminase codes for MFTDEYYMKMALQEAEAALEKDEVPIGCIVVSNNRIIARAHNLTETLNDVTAHAEMQAITSAANFLGGKYLRDCTLYVTIEPCVMCSGALSWAQISKVVIGARDEQRGFINKHLSLHPKTEIVTGIMENECSSIVRDFFKSKR; via the coding sequence ATGTTTACTGACGAATATTATATGAAAATGGCCCTGCAGGAAGCAGAAGCCGCCCTGGAAAAGGATGAGGTTCCCATCGGATGTATTGTGGTTTCCAACAATCGTATTATTGCAAGAGCGCATAACCTTACAGAAACGTTAAATGATGTGACGGCCCATGCAGAAATGCAGGCTATCACCTCTGCCGCCAACTTCCTTGGAGGTAAATACCTGAGAGACTGCACCCTGTATGTTACGATAGAACCTTGCGTCATGTGTTCCGGAGCATTGTCATGGGCTCAGATTTCAAAAGTGGTGATTGGGGCAAGAGATGAACAGAGAGGATTTATCAACAAACACCTTTCCCTGCATCCGAAAACAGAAATTGTAACCGGAATTATGGAAAATGAGTGTTCTTCTATCGTCAGGGATTTCTTTAAAAGTAAAAGATAA
- a CDS encoding M15 family metallopeptidase, translated as MDKVTSERIQKLHPLVRDEVKQIIKECDNALTGRAKVRITQGLRSFEEQEKLYAIGRLTAGKKVTNAKAGQSIHNYGLAVDICLMIDGKTASWDTAKDWDNDQVADWYECVKIFARHGWDWGGNWKTFKDLPHFEKKSIPSQKKLIKTSWRTLIKMPRDKDGYVVL; from the coding sequence ATGGATAAAGTAACATCAGAACGAATTCAGAAACTTCACCCGCTGGTAAGGGATGAAGTGAAACAGATCATTAAAGAATGTGATAATGCACTTACCGGAAGAGCAAAGGTAAGAATCACCCAGGGGCTCAGATCTTTTGAGGAACAGGAAAAACTCTACGCTATCGGAAGGCTGACCGCCGGTAAAAAAGTGACTAATGCCAAAGCGGGGCAAAGTATTCACAATTATGGTCTTGCGGTAGATATCTGCCTGATGATCGACGGAAAAACAGCAAGCTGGGATACAGCAAAAGATTGGGACAATGACCAGGTTGCCGACTGGTATGAATGTGTAAAGATCTTCGCCAGACATGGCTGGGACTGGGGTGGAAACTGGAAAACATTCAAGGATCTTCCTCATTTTGAAAAGAAGAGCATTCCATCCCAAAAAAAACTCATTAAAACCAGTTGGAGAACACTTATAAAAATGCCGAGAGACAAGGATGGCTATGTTGTGCTGTAG
- a CDS encoding helix-turn-helix transcriptional regulator: MKKDFYLTRYALIIKRLESSPATYSQLEHYLLNSFEFQDAEIKSYSIRTLQRDIREISDLFNLSIHNKKKGDNRYYIDSRPIMEVDEYNQKLLESFQVSNALNLHPDFSDFIFFESRKPTGVEHFYDLFFAIRNKRVVTFEHYNYKNKLMTSRKVHPLALKESKDRWYLIAIDTKDKILKSFGLDRINYLDVAKNQFREKYKYNFREHFKNAFGVMNLTEQKPEKIILKCSRHQGEYIRSFPLHQSQKETKETPEEIYFEFFLHPTYDFMQEILSYGKEVTVLEPKCLVDDIRNHLQESLNRYLES; encoded by the coding sequence ATGAAGAAAGATTTTTATCTTACCCGGTATGCCTTAATCATCAAAAGATTAGAAAGTTCTCCCGCTACCTATTCTCAGCTGGAGCACTACCTTCTGAATTCTTTTGAATTCCAGGATGCGGAGATCAAAAGCTACTCTATCCGTACCCTTCAGAGGGATATCCGTGAGATTTCAGATCTTTTCAACCTTTCTATTCACAATAAGAAAAAAGGAGACAACAGGTATTATATAGACAGCCGTCCGATCATGGAAGTGGATGAATACAACCAGAAATTACTGGAATCTTTCCAGGTAAGTAACGCCCTGAATCTTCACCCTGATTTTTCGGACTTTATCTTTTTTGAGAGCAGAAAGCCAACCGGAGTAGAGCATTTTTATGATCTTTTCTTTGCCATCCGTAATAAAAGGGTCGTGACTTTCGAGCATTACAATTATAAAAACAAGCTGATGACTTCCAGAAAGGTACATCCTTTGGCACTGAAAGAATCCAAAGACCGCTGGTACCTCATCGCCATAGATACCAAAGATAAAATTTTAAAATCGTTTGGTCTTGACAGGATCAATTATCTGGACGTAGCAAAGAATCAGTTCAGGGAAAAATATAAATACAACTTCAGGGAGCATTTTAAAAATGCATTCGGAGTGATGAACCTGACCGAGCAGAAGCCGGAAAAAATTATTCTGAAATGCAGCCGCCATCAGGGAGAATACATCAGAAGTTTTCCTTTACACCAGTCACAGAAAGAGACTAAGGAAACTCCTGAGGAGATCTATTTTGAGTTCTTCCTCCACCCTACCTACGACTTTATGCAGGAAATTCTTTCGTATGGAAAGGAAGTTACCGTTCTTGAACCGAAATGCTTAGTTGATGACATCCGAAACCATCTTCAGGAATCTCTGAACCGTTATCTTGAGAGCTAA
- a CDS encoding DinB family protein, producing MSEVSQLSKRFREVLLDGLWIANTNFKDQLSDVSWEQAVIKIDSLNTIAMLTFHIDYYIAGLVQVFEGGDLEIKDKFSFDLPAVKSQEQWESLLNKLWADSENFASLLEQMPDSKLDEVFVDEKYGTYRRNIEGMIEHSYYHLGQITLIKKLLKNR from the coding sequence ATGAGTGAAGTATCACAATTATCAAAAAGATTCAGAGAAGTTTTGCTGGATGGTCTCTGGATTGCGAATACCAATTTTAAAGATCAGCTTTCAGATGTAAGCTGGGAGCAGGCTGTGATAAAGATAGATTCTTTAAACACGATTGCAATGCTCACTTTTCACATCGATTATTATATTGCAGGGCTTGTACAGGTCTTTGAAGGAGGAGATCTTGAAATAAAAGATAAATTCAGTTTTGATCTTCCTGCTGTAAAATCTCAGGAACAGTGGGAAAGTCTGTTGAATAAACTTTGGGCAGATTCTGAGAACTTTGCATCCTTACTGGAACAGATGCCCGATTCTAAACTTGATGAAGTGTTTGTTGATGAAAAATACGGAACCTACAGAAGAAATATTGAAGGAATGATTGAGCATAGTTATTATCATCTGGGCCAGATTACTTTGATCAAAAAGCTTTTAAAAAACAGATAA
- a CDS encoding leucine-rich repeat domain-containing protein: MKTKEELKLLFERGDKPKQEDFWEWQDSYWHKNEKIDMAKIAGLENGLPNPNYIYAETDEEGTASLQSYLSKKMILKPGTVTIPDSFATGMSISELSIPDGVTDIGTAAFQNNLLESVELPNSITSIGQIAFLSNKLRSVNIPEKMTEIKASVFQNNQLASVEIPQNITRIGTAAFAFNKLTSVKLPEHITEIEKSTFQGNLLTDIDIPASVTGIGEYAFQNNQLRSIHIPDNVKTIGTSAFQNNRLESVSIPDHVSAIEASVFENNLLTSVNIPEKVTRIGDSAFRNNKLMSVNISYSMTNIERLVFADNQLESVSIPEKVTNIDYAAFQNNRLISVELPRDLVSIQAYAFQNNRLTSVSIPDYITIINDSVFADNLLTSVEIPKKVTAISDNAFRNNQLTSVSIPESVNFINQYAFTGNQLSTVTLSDSTGYMSSSFDSHVEVIGGYLLG; this comes from the coding sequence ATGAAAACAAAAGAAGAACTAAAGCTCCTTTTCGAAAGGGGAGACAAACCAAAACAGGAGGATTTCTGGGAATGGCAGGATTCATACTGGCATAAAAATGAAAAAATAGACATGGCTAAAATTGCCGGTTTGGAAAACGGGTTACCCAATCCCAATTATATTTATGCAGAAACAGATGAAGAAGGCACAGCATCCTTACAATCATACTTAAGTAAAAAGATGATTCTAAAACCGGGTACTGTAACTATTCCGGATAGCTTTGCTACGGGTATGTCTATATCAGAATTATCGATTCCTGATGGTGTCACAGACATTGGAACAGCAGCTTTTCAGAATAACTTATTAGAGTCTGTAGAGCTTCCGAACAGCATTACCAGCATCGGGCAAATTGCTTTTCTGAGTAATAAGCTGAGATCCGTAAACATCCCTGAAAAAATGACTGAGATTAAGGCATCTGTTTTTCAGAATAATCAACTGGCCTCAGTGGAGATTCCTCAGAATATTACCCGTATTGGGACGGCAGCTTTTGCATTCAATAAGCTGACTTCGGTAAAACTCCCGGAGCATATTACGGAGATTGAAAAAAGTACTTTTCAGGGGAACCTGTTAACAGACATAGATATTCCCGCCAGTGTAACCGGTATTGGAGAATACGCATTTCAAAACAATCAGTTACGATCAATCCATATTCCTGACAATGTAAAAACTATCGGAACAAGTGCATTCCAGAATAACCGGTTGGAATCTGTAAGTATTCCGGATCATGTTTCAGCTATTGAAGCATCTGTTTTTGAAAATAATCTTCTGACTTCTGTAAATATTCCTGAAAAGGTAACGAGAATCGGAGATAGTGCATTCCGGAATAATAAATTAATGTCTGTAAATATTTCCTACAGCATGACCAATATTGAACGTCTTGTTTTTGCAGACAATCAGCTGGAGTCTGTAAGCATTCCGGAAAAGGTTACCAATATTGATTATGCCGCTTTTCAGAATAACCGGTTAATATCGGTAGAACTTCCCAGGGATCTTGTCAGTATTCAGGCTTATGCATTTCAAAACAACAGATTAACATCGGTAAGCATTCCGGATTATATTACCATTATTAATGATTCTGTTTTTGCAGATAATCTCCTGACTTCTGTAGAAATTCCTAAAAAAGTAACAGCCATCAGTGATAATGCTTTCAGAAACAACCAGCTGACATCAGTAAGCATTCCTGAGAGTGTTAATTTCATCAATCAATATGCCTTTACCGGTAATCAACTCTCTACTGTCACTTTAAGTGATTCAACAGGATATATGAGTTCCTCTTTTGATTCCCATGTAGAAGTTATTGGAGGATATCTGTTAGGCTAA
- a CDS encoding GNAT family N-acetyltransferase — MEKFPIIETERLILSQLEEKDIPFITEYLQHRIYSDLTSNIPYPYTENDAIFWLKMSKEAFENKSGYTFGIRNKEEELIGAIGLHDRDDDKAELGYWIGIPYWNKGYVTEAARAIVDFGFKELGLNKIYATHFFHNPASGKIMEKIGMEREAVLKQHAKKDEEYFDLVMYSIFRNKE, encoded by the coding sequence ATGGAAAAATTCCCGATTATAGAAACCGAAAGACTGATCCTTTCCCAACTGGAAGAGAAGGATATACCTTTCATTACTGAGTACCTTCAGCATAGGATTTATTCTGACCTTACTTCTAATATTCCTTATCCTTACACTGAAAATGACGCCATATTCTGGCTGAAAATGTCTAAGGAAGCCTTTGAAAATAAGAGTGGCTATACATTCGGGATTCGAAACAAGGAAGAGGAGCTGATAGGAGCTATCGGACTTCATGACAGGGATGATGATAAGGCAGAACTGGGGTATTGGATTGGAATTCCGTACTGGAACAAAGGATATGTTACTGAAGCGGCGAGAGCTATTGTAGATTTCGGTTTTAAAGAATTAGGTCTCAATAAGATTTATGCTACTCATTTCTTTCATAATCCTGCTTCCGGTAAAATCATGGAGAAAATAGGAATGGAGAGGGAGGCAGTCTTGAAGCAGCATGCCAAAAAAGATGAAGAATATTTTGATCTTGTCATGTATTCTATTTTTAGAAATAAAGAATAA
- a CDS encoding DUF6909 family protein, whose product MTNSRARETTEAIERLYISMRHLFYRGFFKPGGVSGESIRSLLKTINPEIYGTMNIPSKLELDGLMYVLDRLPEGIEECAFIHLTSDEGFDKGSFEPIVPKKRRRNCYRIDEHQMNIEVLLGRSEIYDILTHLTFLFIEADKIRNLAFIQDENWKPTRAFKIIEEVVKGEKKFSRKEKEVALIHLSSLIGRSFDETLRAYNTFGDDNNPDRLFKIIYNLGKVSLEDAKGSREREIYFSSILKERVGHHYFGEKWANKVKEVLFENNLQMRPLHIISANMHSVKNMLYANNALKKKQHNEVDYTLYEEISNKKELRDKVLKYALDEGMIHIADKSGSNIDVQIIDLSKTDLKNTPFADAKFSGDDVVMVFDYAFGEQAFEVMDELLKPFEHKGEVYMMHVKSVSIMGKAGILTGEKGDIMIPTSHIFEGTADNYPFENALKLDDFKDDELKAFEGPMITVLGTSLQNKDILSYFMNTSWKAIGLEMEGAHYQKAIQVASKIRHHISPDLFVCYAYYASDNPLETGSTLSSGGLGLTGVKPTYLITLRILEKILRSGKKEASAKK is encoded by the coding sequence ATGACAAATTCTAGAGCAAGAGAAACAACAGAGGCTATTGAAAGATTATACATCTCTATGAGACACTTATTTTATAGAGGATTTTTCAAGCCGGGCGGGGTTTCAGGAGAAAGTATCAGAAGTTTGTTGAAAACCATCAATCCGGAGATTTACGGAACTATGAATATTCCGAGCAAATTGGAATTGGACGGTTTGATGTATGTTTTAGACAGGCTTCCGGAGGGGATCGAAGAATGTGCTTTTATTCATCTTACATCTGATGAAGGGTTTGATAAAGGAAGTTTCGAACCTATTGTTCCCAAGAAAAGAAGAAGAAACTGTTATAGAATAGACGAACACCAGATGAATATTGAGGTTCTTTTGGGCCGTTCCGAAATTTATGACATTCTTACCCACCTTACATTCCTATTTATAGAAGCCGATAAAATCCGTAATCTGGCATTCATCCAGGATGAAAACTGGAAGCCTACACGTGCCTTCAAGATTATTGAAGAAGTAGTGAAAGGAGAAAAGAAATTCAGCAGAAAAGAAAAAGAAGTAGCGTTGATTCATCTTTCTTCCCTGATAGGAAGATCATTTGATGAGACATTGAGAGCCTATAATACTTTCGGGGATGATAACAATCCGGACCGTTTATTCAAAATTATCTATAACTTAGGAAAGGTAAGCCTTGAAGACGCTAAAGGGTCAAGAGAAAGAGAAATCTATTTCAGTTCCATATTAAAGGAAAGAGTAGGGCATCACTATTTTGGTGAGAAATGGGCGAATAAAGTAAAAGAAGTTTTATTTGAAAACAATCTTCAAATGCGTCCGCTGCACATCATTTCTGCCAATATGCATTCTGTGAAAAATATGCTGTATGCGAATAATGCCCTTAAAAAGAAGCAGCATAATGAGGTAGACTATACACTGTATGAAGAGATTTCCAACAAGAAAGAGCTGCGCGATAAAGTGTTAAAGTATGCCCTGGATGAAGGAATGATCCACATCGCCGATAAAAGCGGAAGTAATATTGATGTTCAGATTATCGATCTCAGCAAAACGGATCTGAAGAACACGCCGTTTGCAGATGCGAAGTTTTCCGGAGATGATGTCGTTATGGTATTCGATTATGCTTTCGGAGAGCAGGCCTTTGAGGTGATGGATGAATTGCTGAAACCTTTTGAGCATAAAGGAGAAGTATATATGATGCATGTAAAATCTGTTTCCATTATGGGGAAAGCAGGGATCCTTACCGGAGAGAAAGGGGATATCATGATTCCTACTTCTCATATTTTTGAAGGAACTGCAGATAACTATCCTTTTGAAAATGCCTTAAAACTTGATGATTTCAAAGATGATGAACTGAAAGCCTTTGAGGGACCCATGATCACCGTTTTAGGAACATCACTTCAGAACAAAGATATTCTTTCATACTTCATGAATACTTCATGGAAAGCCATCGGTCTTGAAATGGAGGGTGCGCATTATCAGAAAGCCATTCAGGTAGCGTCTAAGATCAGGCACCATATTTCACCGGATCTGTTTGTATGTTACGCTTACTATGCATCAGATAATCCGCTGGAAACAGGAAGTACATTATCTTCAGGTGGATTAGGGCTTACAGGAGTAAAACCAACGTACCTGATTACGTTAAGAATCCTTGAAAAGATTTTAAGAAGCGGAAAAAAAGAAGCTTCTGCCAAAAAATAA